Proteins co-encoded in one Desulfitobacterium hafniense DCB-2 genomic window:
- a CDS encoding rhomboid family intramembrane serine protease, which produces MVKEGLVILERIIQGLHEDLWSIEKDGNQWIMARKGENGLLFSFLRKGAPLEGPQGSFAADASIKHWEAIILCPEGLSSQDLKQPALKSIQAWFIDLQTGSIFAAPATAKREHLNRVLSYLEVNSSSSASVYETSESTPSARSGQGPPYLTYTLIAINLIVFGLMTLAGGSTRTGVLILFGAKVNALIIQGEYWRLFTSMFLHIGFLHLAFNLYALWALGAIAEELLGRVRYITVYILSGILGSVASFFFTDAISAGASGAIFGILGALVVYSRRKPFLWKSGFGKSLAVVVLINLGLGFFQTGIDVYAHLGGLVTGMLFTWLISMK; this is translated from the coding sequence TTGGTAAAGGAGGGGCTTGTTATCCTCGAGCGCATTATTCAAGGGCTTCATGAGGATCTCTGGTCCATTGAAAAGGATGGGAATCAGTGGATTATGGCCCGTAAAGGGGAAAATGGGCTGCTTTTTTCTTTCTTAAGGAAAGGTGCTCCCTTGGAAGGACCCCAGGGTTCATTCGCTGCAGATGCTTCTATAAAGCACTGGGAAGCGATTATCTTATGTCCGGAAGGTTTGTCTTCCCAGGATTTAAAGCAACCTGCCTTAAAAAGCATCCAAGCCTGGTTTATTGACCTGCAGACGGGTTCTATTTTTGCTGCTCCGGCCACAGCCAAACGAGAGCATTTAAATAGGGTATTATCCTATCTTGAAGTCAATTCTTCCTCATCAGCCTCAGTGTATGAGACTTCAGAATCCACACCCTCTGCCCGGAGCGGCCAAGGACCTCCCTATCTTACTTACACGCTCATCGCCATTAACCTGATTGTCTTTGGCCTGATGACCTTAGCCGGAGGCTCAACCCGGACCGGAGTTCTTATTTTATTTGGGGCTAAAGTCAATGCTCTGATTATCCAGGGTGAATATTGGCGGTTATTTACCAGCATGTTCCTCCATATTGGTTTTCTTCATCTCGCCTTCAATCTTTATGCTCTCTGGGCCTTAGGAGCTATCGCCGAAGAATTGCTGGGACGGGTTCGCTATATCACGGTTTATATTCTCAGCGGCATCCTGGGTTCGGTGGCCAGCTTCTTCTTTACGGATGCCATTTCGGCTGGGGCTTCCGGAGCCATTTTCGGCATTTTGGGCGCTTTGGTGGTGTATTCCCGCCGCAAGCCCTTTCTCTGGAAATCAGGTTTTGGCAAAAGTCTGGCTGTCGTTGTTTTGATCAATTTAGGCCTGGGCTTTTTTCAAACCGGAATCGATGTCTATGCTCATCTGGGCGGTTTGGTGACCGGCATGCTTTTTACTTGGTTAATTTCCATGAAATAA
- a CDS encoding electron transfer flavoprotein subunit beta/FixA family protein, translating to MHFVVCLKQVPDSSEVRIDPKTNTLMREGVPSIINPYDAHALEEAIRLKEKMGGKVTIVTMGPPQAKEALRKAMSFGADRAILLSDRAFGGSDSLATAYIITQAILKINETDPVDLVLAGKEAIDGDTAQTGPGIASRLGFPQLTYVIKVTDINKDTITVQRKLETGKEVVQAKLPALLTVEKELNDLRYASLPNMMKAASYEPEMIDSKSFEFDVTQMGLKGSPTSVNKIFAPPARSGGETFDGTKDPQGVAAQVVEKMFQHNIIMVNPAAKGGNR from the coding sequence TTGCATTTCGTAGTTTGTCTAAAACAAGTTCCGGACTCATCTGAAGTTCGGATTGACCCCAAAACGAACACGCTAATGCGTGAAGGGGTACCGTCTATTATTAATCCATATGATGCCCATGCCCTTGAAGAGGCAATCCGTCTTAAAGAGAAAATGGGTGGGAAAGTTACTATTGTCACAATGGGTCCTCCCCAAGCGAAAGAAGCACTCCGGAAAGCCATGTCCTTTGGGGCGGATCGCGCTATTCTGTTAAGCGATCGGGCCTTCGGTGGTTCAGATTCGTTGGCAACAGCTTACATTATCACTCAAGCCATCCTCAAAATCAATGAAACAGATCCTGTCGATTTGGTATTGGCCGGTAAAGAAGCTATCGACGGGGATACTGCTCAGACAGGCCCCGGCATTGCCAGCCGTTTGGGTTTTCCGCAATTGACTTATGTTATTAAGGTTACCGATATTAATAAAGACACCATAACCGTTCAGCGCAAGCTGGAAACAGGTAAAGAAGTGGTGCAGGCTAAATTACCGGCCCTGCTCACTGTTGAAAAGGAGCTTAATGATCTGCGTTATGCATCCTTGCCCAACATGATGAAGGCTGCTTCTTATGAGCCGGAGATGATCGACTCCAAGTCCTTTGAGTTCGATGTGACTCAAATGGGACTTAAGGGATCCCCCACCAGCGTGAATAAGATTTTTGCCCCGCCGGCCCGCTCCGGTGGAGAAACATTCGATGGCACCAAGGATCCTCAAGGTGTAGCAGCTCAAGTGGTAGAGAAAATGTTCCAGCATAATATTATCATGGTTAATCCCGCTGCGAAGGGAGGCAATCGGTAA
- a CDS encoding ferredoxin family protein yields MKLDDKLYLVRFNTDKLNHIKISNGELCLKCKDKVCTFICPAHVYDWDEEENRIAVGYEGCLECGTCRVACPHGNIQWDYPRGGFGVSWKNG; encoded by the coding sequence ATGAAATTAGATGATAAATTGTATTTGGTGCGCTTTAACACAGACAAATTAAATCACATCAAAATCAGCAACGGCGAACTTTGTTTAAAGTGCAAAGACAAAGTATGCACCTTTATTTGCCCGGCCCATGTCTATGACTGGGATGAAGAAGAGAATCGCATTGCTGTCGGCTATGAAGGCTGTTTGGAATGCGGTACCTGCCGTGTAGCCTGCCCCCATGGCAATATTCAATGGGATTATCCACGGGGCGGTTTCGGAGTCTCCTGGAAGAACGGCTGA
- a CDS encoding electron transfer flavoprotein subunit alpha yields MAVIIGPGCISCGLCVGECPSEALELGDSGVVVDAGKCTECGDCVSVCPSNILSLPEGAGKSAEEPKQTSTEPSPAAPGAKVEKKAAPVPGGDVWSGVWVVIEYNRGEVAPVSWELLGEGRKLANDIGCELAGVLVGHDVEAVIPEAFAHGAEKVYVVDDPVLKDYRTQPYAEAVADLVRRYQPEIILMGATAMGRDMFPVVATKMQTGLTADCTVLSIDPDSKLLLQTRPAFGGNIMATILCKTRRPQMATVRPRVMAMPERVEGRTGEVVREELGMTEDQVLTKIVDFIKGDAKSIFLDKAEILVAVGLGLGSKKNMVLAEELAEVLGATLAGTRGAVEAGWITHDRQVGQTGVTVRPKLYIAIGISGAIQHLVGMETSDSIIAINNDPDAAIFRVATYGIVGDLNEVVPALTAEFKKRLQHGLAK; encoded by the coding sequence ATGGCAGTTATTATTGGACCTGGTTGTATTAGTTGTGGACTCTGCGTGGGGGAATGCCCCTCTGAGGCCTTAGAATTAGGGGATAGCGGCGTAGTCGTCGATGCCGGAAAATGTACCGAATGCGGAGACTGTGTAAGCGTTTGTCCCAGCAATATCCTCTCTTTGCCTGAGGGAGCCGGAAAAAGTGCCGAGGAACCCAAACAAACCTCCACTGAACCATCTCCAGCAGCACCTGGGGCAAAGGTGGAGAAGAAAGCAGCGCCGGTTCCCGGCGGCGACGTTTGGAGCGGGGTATGGGTCGTCATCGAATATAACCGTGGCGAAGTAGCCCCTGTTTCCTGGGAACTTTTGGGCGAAGGACGCAAGCTGGCCAATGATATTGGTTGTGAATTAGCCGGTGTTCTGGTTGGGCATGATGTGGAAGCCGTGATTCCGGAAGCCTTTGCTCATGGAGCGGAAAAAGTCTATGTGGTGGATGATCCCGTTCTCAAGGATTATCGGACACAGCCCTATGCTGAAGCGGTTGCCGATCTGGTGCGCAGGTATCAGCCGGAGATTATCCTCATGGGTGCTACGGCCATGGGCCGTGATATGTTCCCCGTGGTGGCCACCAAGATGCAAACAGGCTTAACCGCCGATTGCACCGTCTTGAGCATCGATCCTGATTCCAAGCTGTTGCTGCAAACCCGTCCCGCTTTTGGCGGCAATATCATGGCGACGATTCTTTGTAAAACCCGCCGTCCCCAAATGGCTACGGTCCGTCCCCGGGTTATGGCTATGCCTGAACGGGTCGAAGGACGCACAGGGGAAGTGGTTCGCGAAGAACTGGGCATGACGGAAGATCAAGTGCTGACCAAAATCGTCGATTTTATAAAAGGGGATGCCAAAAGTATCTTCTTAGACAAAGCCGAAATCCTTGTGGCAGTCGGCTTAGGTCTTGGTTCTAAGAAAAACATGGTTCTGGCGGAAGAATTAGCCGAAGTCCTGGGCGCGACCCTGGCAGGAACCCGTGGCGCCGTAGAAGCAGGCTGGATTACCCATGACCGGCAAGTCGGTCAAACAGGTGTAACCGTCCGGCCCAAGCTCTATATTGCCATTGGTATCTCCGGAGCCATCCAGCATTTGGTAGGAATGGAAACATCCGACAGCATTATTGCGATCAATAACGATCCCGACGCGGCAATCTTCCGTGTTGCAACCTACGGCATCGTGGGAGATCTTAATGAGGTCGTACCAGCTTTAACAGCTGAGTTTAAGAAACGCCTACAGCACGGCTTGGCGAAATAA
- a CDS encoding FAD-dependent oxidoreductase encodes MEKFDVIVVGGGPAGLSAAISAAQAGMKTAVIERGDYPGTKNVMGGVLYTEATNEVVPDFWKEAPLERPVIEQRYAFLSKDEILSAGYRDPAWGQPPYNAHTVLRVKFDRWLADQAVKAGVMIITETLVEDLLYHGDDVVGVRTGRAEGDLGAQVVILAEGANNFLACKAGLAKPLRPENMAVVVKEIIELPPEKIEDRFCLEPHEGATIELFGDSTDGMMGTSFIYTNKNSLSIGVGAMVHSMSEKGWSPNDLLENLKAKPYVKRLLQGGETKEYLAHLIPEGGYNAIPKLYRQGVMVVGDTAMFVNGLNREGSNLAMISGKIAGKVAAEAIQSGDLSAHGMSVYESRLRDSFVIKDLYKFRKLMPFIESNPHLLGQYPEILNQAARMYFTADGTPKAQVFSNIMDMMFKKRTKTGLVKDMFNAWRALK; translated from the coding sequence ATGGAAAAGTTTGATGTAATCGTCGTTGGCGGCGGTCCAGCCGGCCTATCTGCTGCCATTAGTGCTGCACAAGCCGGCATGAAGACTGCTGTTATTGAACGGGGAGACTATCCCGGTACTAAAAATGTCATGGGTGGGGTACTCTATACTGAGGCTACCAATGAAGTCGTACCTGATTTTTGGAAGGAAGCTCCGCTGGAAAGACCGGTTATTGAGCAGCGCTATGCTTTCTTAAGCAAAGACGAGATACTCTCCGCCGGTTATCGCGATCCGGCCTGGGGACAACCGCCTTACAATGCCCACACCGTATTGAGAGTAAAATTTGACCGCTGGCTGGCCGATCAAGCGGTCAAGGCCGGAGTTATGATCATCACGGAGACGTTGGTTGAGGATCTCCTCTATCACGGCGATGATGTGGTCGGCGTTCGCACCGGTCGTGCTGAAGGAGACCTGGGAGCGCAAGTGGTCATCTTAGCGGAAGGGGCGAATAATTTCCTGGCCTGCAAGGCTGGACTGGCTAAGCCTCTGCGCCCTGAGAATATGGCCGTGGTCGTTAAAGAAATTATTGAACTTCCTCCTGAGAAAATCGAAGACCGTTTCTGCCTGGAGCCTCATGAAGGGGCAACCATCGAACTTTTCGGTGATTCGACAGATGGCATGATGGGAACATCCTTCATCTATACCAACAAAAACTCTCTTTCCATTGGGGTGGGGGCCATGGTTCACTCCATGTCTGAAAAAGGCTGGTCCCCTAATGATCTCCTGGAAAACCTAAAGGCCAAACCTTATGTCAAACGATTGCTGCAGGGTGGGGAAACCAAGGAATACTTGGCTCACCTGATCCCGGAAGGCGGTTACAATGCTATACCCAAGCTTTATCGGCAAGGGGTTATGGTCGTCGGTGACACAGCCATGTTCGTTAACGGCTTGAACCGTGAAGGCTCCAACTTAGCGATGATTTCCGGTAAAATTGCCGGAAAAGTAGCTGCTGAGGCCATTCAATCCGGAGATCTCAGCGCCCATGGTATGAGTGTCTATGAGAGCCGTCTCCGTGACTCGTTTGTGATCAAAGACCTCTACAAGTTCAGAAAGCTCATGCCTTTCATCGAGTCCAATCCCCACCTGCTGGGCCAATATCCGGAAATCCTCAACCAGGCAGCCCGGATGTACTTCACAGCAGATGGCACACCCAAGGCACAAGTGTTCAGCAATATTATGGATATGATGTTTAAGAAGCGGACCAAGACCGGACTTGTCAAAGATATGTTTAATGCTTGGAGGGCACTGAAATGA
- a CDS encoding UPF0182 family protein, with the protein MRRTARIMLVLLGIGLILFIALSGLFEDYLWYSDLGYSQLFWTPLISKGIIQIINGTILFTFIAGTLFSIRHAILTFVNERLRKRLRLVHEMDRPLYHLSQRKMTLWLIIISVLISFGVSFVTGFTGWLEVLTFLNATPFGQGDPIFFKDLGFYVFQLPFFITIYNAFFGPLFFLTFFTIVFYSFAGVIHFQSLLIWKKQAIEINSAARRHLALLITVLFLFKGFGCYFDTFRLLYSQHGLVLGAGYAELHATLPALKALMVLCALGVIGGGLAFFKDEVRLLTLPILAIFISIPLLSGLGPMVLQSLVVIPNELEKETPYIQNEIALTRFAYGLDQISEEDYQADQPLTSETLQKELPTLNNVRLNDPHPLLRTYTQKQGIRPYYKFYNIDMDRYRINGEYRQVMLAPREFSYQDLEKTAQTFVNLRFKYTHGFGVVASFANAVTPEGLPAFTIKDVPPTTDYQELQISQPRIYFGEMTHDWVVVNTDLKEFDYPEGKVNAETRYEGKSGIKLTPFNRLMLSIKHGTLRFYLANEINSQSRILLHRNIMDRVEKLAPFLQYDDNPYLVVDEGRLKWIIDAYTVSKTFPYSSMYPERELNYIRNSVKVVVDAYDGTVDFFAVDAQDPILQTYCKIFPGVFKDLSAMPDTLQTHLRYPETLFKIQSTMLKNFHMTDPTVFYNKEDTWDIAKELFGSEPQNIAPYYSVMRLPDSEQPESVLMIPFTPSSNANNIRNNMVAWLAARMDGEHYGELKLYKVPKNTEVDGPLQVESRIDQAPEISRQLALWDQKGSSVIRGDLVVLPLAGNFLYVEPIYLQSEKAGSIPEMKRVIVAYGDKIVMSETFEEALAQLFGVRLKLSPPPPANVSALAVSPMNAELKPEETEETTEETEEPIDPQEDTQALLKQIEQIREMLNQLEQQFKKITGDSVDVEGGKKADEDVHDVQTDPEGSVSSEQSKTNP; encoded by the coding sequence TTGAGACGAACAGCACGGATCATGTTGGTATTACTGGGCATAGGATTAATTCTTTTTATTGCACTCAGCGGCCTGTTCGAAGATTATTTATGGTACTCCGACCTGGGGTACAGTCAACTTTTCTGGACCCCCTTAATCAGCAAAGGAATCATTCAAATTATCAATGGGACCATTCTCTTTACGTTCATAGCGGGCACTCTTTTTTCCATACGTCACGCAATTTTGACTTTCGTCAATGAACGGTTACGCAAGCGCCTCCGTTTGGTTCATGAAATGGACCGTCCTCTTTATCACTTAAGCCAGCGCAAAATGACTCTTTGGCTCATTATCATTTCCGTCCTGATCAGCTTTGGGGTCAGTTTTGTTACCGGTTTCACCGGTTGGCTTGAGGTCCTGACTTTTTTGAATGCCACTCCTTTTGGGCAGGGAGATCCTATCTTCTTTAAAGACTTAGGCTTTTATGTGTTTCAATTACCTTTTTTCATTACCATTTATAATGCTTTTTTCGGACCGCTTTTTTTTCTCACCTTTTTTACGATAGTGTTCTATAGTTTTGCCGGAGTTATTCATTTTCAATCCTTGCTTATTTGGAAGAAACAGGCCATTGAGATCAATTCTGCTGCACGGCGCCATCTTGCTCTGCTTATTACGGTGCTTTTTCTCTTCAAAGGATTTGGCTGCTATTTCGATACCTTCCGCCTGCTGTATTCTCAGCATGGCTTAGTCTTAGGTGCCGGCTACGCAGAGCTCCATGCCACTTTGCCGGCCTTAAAAGCCTTGATGGTTTTATGTGCCTTAGGCGTTATCGGAGGGGGCTTAGCCTTTTTTAAAGACGAAGTGCGTTTGCTGACCCTCCCTATTCTGGCGATTTTTATCAGCATTCCCCTTCTTTCCGGTCTCGGACCGATGGTCCTTCAATCTCTGGTGGTCATTCCCAATGAATTGGAGAAAGAAACACCCTATATCCAAAACGAAATCGCTTTAACCCGCTTTGCTTATGGCCTTGATCAAATCAGCGAAGAAGACTATCAGGCCGACCAGCCTCTGACTTCGGAAACTCTCCAGAAAGAGCTGCCGACTTTGAATAATGTCCGCCTTAATGACCCTCACCCCCTGCTCCGAACCTATACGCAGAAACAGGGCATCCGGCCTTATTACAAATTCTATAATATCGATATGGATCGCTATCGGATCAATGGGGAATATCGGCAAGTCATGCTTGCTCCCCGTGAGTTCTCTTATCAGGATTTAGAAAAAACGGCTCAAACCTTCGTTAATTTACGCTTCAAATACACCCATGGCTTTGGTGTGGTGGCCTCCTTTGCCAATGCGGTCACACCGGAAGGGCTTCCCGCCTTTACTATTAAAGATGTGCCGCCGACTACGGACTACCAGGAGCTTCAAATCAGTCAGCCCCGCATTTATTTCGGAGAAATGACCCATGACTGGGTTGTGGTCAATACGGATTTAAAAGAATTCGATTATCCGGAAGGCAAAGTCAATGCGGAAACACGCTATGAAGGCAAATCGGGCATTAAACTGACTCCCTTCAACCGGCTTATGCTTTCCATAAAGCATGGCACCTTGCGTTTCTATTTAGCCAATGAGATCAATTCCCAAAGCCGCATCCTCCTTCATCGCAATATCATGGACCGTGTGGAAAAGCTGGCGCCCTTTCTGCAATATGATGATAACCCCTACTTGGTTGTTGATGAAGGACGGCTCAAATGGATTATTGATGCCTATACTGTTTCCAAGACCTTTCCTTATTCCAGCATGTACCCCGAACGGGAACTCAATTATATCCGCAACTCAGTGAAAGTCGTCGTGGATGCTTATGATGGCACGGTTGACTTCTTTGCTGTGGATGCCCAGGATCCCATCTTACAGACCTATTGCAAAATATTCCCTGGGGTTTTTAAAGATTTATCCGCCATGCCTGACACTCTCCAGACACACCTTCGCTATCCGGAGACCCTTTTTAAGATTCAGAGCACCATGCTGAAAAATTTTCACATGACGGATCCTACGGTATTCTATAACAAGGAAGACACCTGGGATATTGCCAAAGAACTCTTTGGTTCCGAGCCTCAGAATATTGCCCCTTATTACAGCGTAATGCGGCTCCCTGACAGCGAACAGCCCGAGTCGGTCCTGATGATTCCTTTTACTCCCTCATCCAACGCCAACAATATTCGCAATAATATGGTTGCCTGGCTGGCGGCCCGCATGGATGGTGAACATTACGGAGAACTGAAACTCTATAAAGTCCCGAAAAATACGGAAGTGGACGGCCCTCTGCAGGTTGAATCACGAATTGACCAGGCTCCTGAAATCTCAAGACAGCTGGCTTTATGGGATCAAAAGGGCTCCAGTGTCATTCGCGGCGATCTTGTGGTCCTTCCCCTGGCAGGCAATTTTTTATATGTTGAGCCGATTTATTTGCAATCCGAAAAAGCCGGCAGCATTCCGGAAATGAAACGGGTTATTGTGGCTTATGGGGATAAAATTGTGATGAGCGAGACCTTCGAAGAAGCCCTTGCCCAACTCTTTGGGGTTCGTTTAAAGCTCTCTCCTCCTCCTCCGGCTAACGTATCCGCCTTAGCAGTTTCCCCTATGAACGCCGAACTGAAACCAGAAGAGACTGAAGAGACAACTGAAGAGACTGAAGAACCCATCGACCCGCAGGAGGATACTCAGGCTCTCTTAAAGCAAATCGAACAGATACGGGAGATGCTGAATCAGTTGGAGCAGCAATTCAAAAAGATAACCGGAGACTCTGTGGATGTGGAAGGCGGCAAAAAAGCCGATGAAGATGTTCATGATGTTCAAACCGATCCTGAGGGCTCTGTGAGCTCAGAGCAGTCGAAAACCAACCCATGA
- a CDS encoding penicillin-binding protein, which produces MKRSYFAREKVLYLVLVLMATVIVGRLFMLQVIDAAELKAKGIERRTSSASLLPERGKILDAQGNVLAQSIPVKEVYGDPRAINELIESKQTKWTKEEIAAKLSEILSIEQEVILEKLNRDLAWVNIANHVELEKADQIKALKLPGIGFSDQQKRVYPMDRLAASVLGIVTLDGNGAEGLEAFYNKELYGTPGYSSQQSLLNPSQLNEPAMRGADLRLTLDATIQYLIEQQLDQLLETTQGKHIAILAMDPMTGRILGMGSRPTYNPNDYSTTDPEERRNLTISMSYEPGSTFKIITGAAALEEGTVQPDDLFEDPGYIQIGPRYITNWDSDFRPHGKVTFTEGMMLSSNVVLSQVGMNLGKETFYTYLKAFGFGSRTGIDIIGEDSALLVPQDQARDIDMATMSFGQANLVTPLQLLTAISSVANGGTLYKPYIVDKITFPDGTVQEKKPEPVRQVISKATAEQMTAILEAVVNEGTGAAAKIPGIRVAGKTGTAQKVDPDTKGYSKTDFIASFAAYAPADNPKIALLILIDTPQGESHQGGTLAGPVAKTIIEGTLQYYGIPVSGETPSEVSEIPETSFERPAPGEVVPERTPLKGESVVPDLTGLTMRQAGEKLAAAELHFHFSGTGLVRGQNPQPGKVVNAGTVINVEFATLEEILQQGSEAEPPPNP; this is translated from the coding sequence ATGAAACGCAGCTACTTTGCTCGGGAAAAAGTTCTTTATCTGGTCTTGGTTCTTATGGCGACGGTCATCGTCGGCCGGTTATTTATGCTTCAGGTCATTGACGCCGCCGAGCTCAAAGCCAAGGGGATCGAAAGAAGAACCAGCAGTGCCAGCCTGCTGCCTGAACGGGGAAAAATTCTGGACGCCCAAGGCAATGTTTTGGCGCAAAGCATACCTGTCAAAGAGGTTTATGGAGATCCACGGGCAATCAATGAACTTATAGAGAGCAAACAAACCAAGTGGACCAAAGAAGAGATTGCCGCCAAACTTAGTGAAATCCTGTCGATAGAGCAAGAAGTTATTCTGGAAAAACTTAATAGAGACCTGGCTTGGGTAAATATTGCCAACCATGTGGAGCTGGAAAAAGCGGATCAGATCAAGGCCCTTAAACTGCCGGGCATTGGCTTCAGCGATCAGCAGAAACGTGTTTACCCTATGGATAGACTGGCCGCCTCCGTATTAGGGATCGTGACCTTGGACGGGAATGGTGCGGAAGGGTTGGAAGCCTTTTATAACAAGGAACTCTATGGCACCCCGGGCTATTCCTCACAGCAGTCTCTCCTCAATCCCTCGCAGCTCAATGAGCCGGCTATGAGAGGAGCTGATCTCCGGCTTACTTTGGACGCCACGATCCAATATCTTATTGAGCAGCAATTGGATCAGCTTTTGGAGACGACCCAGGGCAAGCATATCGCCATTTTAGCTATGGATCCCATGACCGGAAGGATTTTGGGAATGGGGTCGCGGCCTACCTACAATCCCAATGATTATTCAACCACGGATCCCGAAGAACGCCGCAATTTAACCATCAGTATGTCTTATGAACCCGGTTCCACTTTCAAAATCATCACAGGCGCCGCTGCCTTGGAAGAGGGAACGGTCCAGCCGGATGATCTCTTCGAAGATCCGGGTTACATTCAAATTGGCCCCCGCTACATAACCAACTGGGATTCCGATTTCCGGCCCCATGGTAAAGTGACCTTTACCGAGGGCATGATGCTGTCCTCCAATGTGGTCCTGTCTCAAGTGGGGATGAATTTAGGCAAAGAGACCTTTTATACTTACTTAAAAGCCTTTGGCTTCGGCAGCCGGACGGGGATCGATATTATCGGGGAAGATAGCGCTCTCCTGGTGCCTCAGGACCAGGCCCGGGATATCGATATGGCCACCATGTCCTTCGGGCAGGCCAACCTGGTTACTCCCCTGCAGCTGTTGACAGCCATCTCCAGCGTTGCCAATGGGGGAACCCTCTACAAGCCCTATATCGTTGACAAAATCACCTTTCCAGACGGAACGGTTCAAGAAAAGAAGCCGGAACCGGTCCGCCAGGTTATCTCCAAAGCCACAGCAGAACAAATGACGGCTATTCTCGAAGCGGTGGTCAATGAAGGCACCGGCGCAGCAGCCAAAATCCCCGGTATCCGGGTCGCCGGTAAAACAGGAACCGCCCAAAAAGTGGATCCGGATACCAAAGGCTATTCCAAAACGGATTTTATTGCTTCTTTCGCAGCCTATGCTCCGGCCGATAATCCGAAGATCGCGCTCTTGATTCTCATCGATACCCCTCAGGGAGAAAGCCATCAGGGGGGAACTTTAGCGGGGCCTGTTGCTAAAACGATTATCGAAGGGACACTCCAATATTATGGCATTCCTGTGTCCGGTGAGACCCCAAGTGAAGTGAGTGAGATCCCGGAAACAAGCTTTGAGCGTCCGGCACCGGGGGAGGTCGTTCCGGAACGAACACCTTTGAAGGGTGAGAGCGTTGTTCCCGATCTAACCGGGTTAACCATGCGGCAGGCCGGGGAAAAACTGGCGGCAGCGGAGCTTCATTTTCATTTCTCTGGAACCGGCCTGGTCCGCGGACAAAACCCTCAGCCGGGTAAAGTGGTTAATGCGGGTACCGTGATCAATGTGGAATTTGCTACTTTGGAGGAAATTTTGCAGCAAGGCTCAGAGGCAGAGCCGCCGCCCAATCCTTAA